A genomic segment from Tuwongella immobilis encodes:
- a CDS encoding alpha/beta hydrolase yields the protein MQSQLGRWVGVLAVAVLLPSMGQSQAPKIPDSVDFQAGIEYSNPDDQHLQLNLVRPKSSKGPLPVVICIHGGGFRAGKRESYDALIVKLAQQGFAALTITYRLAPKYPFPAAIHDTKAAVRWVRANAEKYGFDGTRIGVTGGSAGGHLAQFLGVTGGVAEFEGTGGNPQQSSAVSCVVNVYGPSDFTQSYGKSVDAAVVLPLFLGGDLQTARKQHLRASPLYWVTPNAVPTLCIHGTEDKYVAHEQAVWLVEKMKAAGAEAELLTLPGAGHGFKGKDAETAEAALIAFFKKQLRP from the coding sequence ATGCAATCGCAATTGGGGCGATGGGTTGGGGTGCTGGCGGTGGCTGTTTTGCTGCCGAGCATGGGACAATCACAAGCGCCGAAGATTCCGGATTCGGTCGATTTCCAGGCGGGAATCGAATACAGCAATCCGGACGATCAGCATTTGCAACTGAATTTGGTGCGTCCGAAATCGAGCAAAGGCCCGCTGCCGGTGGTGATCTGCATTCATGGCGGAGGATTCCGTGCGGGGAAACGCGAAAGTTACGATGCGCTGATTGTGAAACTCGCGCAGCAAGGCTTCGCCGCACTGACGATCACCTATCGATTGGCCCCGAAATATCCCTTCCCCGCGGCGATTCATGACACGAAGGCGGCCGTTCGCTGGGTGCGGGCCAATGCCGAAAAATATGGATTCGATGGCACGCGAATTGGGGTGACGGGTGGCTCGGCGGGTGGTCATTTGGCTCAATTTCTGGGCGTGACCGGCGGCGTGGCCGAATTCGAGGGAACGGGCGGAAATCCGCAGCAATCCTCGGCGGTGTCCTGTGTGGTGAATGTATATGGCCCCAGCGATTTCACGCAGTCGTATGGCAAAAGCGTGGATGCGGCGGTGGTGCTGCCGCTATTTCTGGGTGGCGATTTGCAGACGGCCCGCAAGCAGCATCTGCGAGCCAGCCCGCTGTACTGGGTGACTCCGAACGCGGTGCCGACGCTCTGCATCCACGGGACGGAAGACAAATACGTGGCCCACGAACAAGCCGTCTGGTTGGTGGAGAAAATGAAAGCGGCCGGGGCAGAAGCGGAACTGCTGACGCTGCCGGGTGCGGGTCACGGATTTAAGGGCAAAGACGCGGAAACCGCAGAAGCCGCACTGATTGCGTTCTTCAAGAAACAGCTTCGTCCGTGA
- a CDS encoding DUF1826 domain-containing protein, with protein MLWRSSGTEAVLPDTTWPEDVVREFDDSVADHCLIPHPQLKAIDAAVRQARVTDFRSRVTAEQAPQVAQQAMSALGLRCDGLAEDLVRVVHGFLRQFGRDKIALRLEIVDRATCPKFHIDNVYVRLIKTYSGPGTEWIWASAPDEIQHAPTGAILMLKGHQHPRHSDAVRHRSPQLTAGERRLCLVLDF; from the coding sequence ATGTTGTGGCGTAGTTCCGGCACGGAAGCCGTGTTGCCCGACACGACTTGGCCCGAAGATGTGGTGCGTGAATTCGATGATTCCGTCGCAGATCATTGCCTGATCCCGCATCCGCAACTGAAGGCGATTGATGCGGCGGTTCGTCAGGCGCGAGTGACCGATTTCCGCAGCCGCGTGACTGCCGAGCAAGCCCCGCAGGTTGCCCAACAAGCGATGTCGGCTCTGGGGTTGCGCTGCGACGGGCTTGCGGAAGATCTCGTCCGGGTGGTCCATGGCTTTCTCCGGCAATTTGGCCGGGACAAGATTGCCTTGCGACTCGAAATCGTGGATCGCGCCACCTGCCCGAAATTCCACATCGACAATGTCTACGTGCGACTCATCAAGACCTATTCCGGACCGGGAACCGAGTGGATTTGGGCTTCCGCACCGGATGAGATCCAGCACGCGCCAACGGGAGCGATTCTGATGCTGAAGGGGCATCAGCATCCGCGACATTCCGATGCGGTGCGGCATCGCTCGCCGCAATTGACGGCTGGGGAGCGTCGCCTCTGCTTGGTGCTGGATTTCTAG
- a CDS encoding CobW family GTP-binding protein, with protein sequence MATAARTKVPVTVLTGFLGSGKTTLLNHILSANHGKRVAVIENEFGEVGVDQDIVINAEEEIFEMNNGCICCTVRGDLIRILGNLMKRRDKFDFIVIETTGMADPGPVAQTFFVDDEMKDKLDLDGIVTLVDAKHVHQHWDSDEVQEQIAFADVILLNKIDLVTPAELDELESRIHGMNAVAKIVRTQQSVVDLDRVLNIGGFNLDRALDIDPEFLKPEYPFEFGGLYELPAGEYTWKLDAGPDPSMQTVLMPVPENSESALETAANKALVLFAGEAVSVAPGAELPIAPRLSEVELPGAAEFRIQVPKSGYFGLFTQHHPHEFEATLQSATGDTLQPVRVLEMGEHHHHDEEVGSVGITMGGDLNGEKLNAWLSEVLQTMGPDIFRMKGVLSIAGEDTRFVFQGVHMLFDGRPDRPWGNDARTNKLIFIGRNLDREKLLEGFRSCLA encoded by the coding sequence ATGGCGACCGCAGCGCGAACGAAAGTCCCTGTCACCGTGTTGACCGGCTTTCTGGGATCGGGAAAAACGACGTTGCTCAACCATATTTTGTCGGCCAACCACGGCAAACGCGTGGCGGTCATCGAGAATGAGTTCGGCGAAGTCGGTGTCGATCAAGACATCGTCATCAATGCCGAAGAAGAAATCTTCGAGATGAACAACGGCTGCATTTGCTGCACCGTGCGCGGCGATCTCATCCGCATCCTCGGCAACCTGATGAAGCGGCGGGACAAGTTCGATTTCATCGTCATCGAAACCACTGGCATGGCCGATCCCGGTCCCGTGGCGCAGACGTTCTTCGTCGATGATGAAATGAAAGACAAGCTCGATCTCGATGGAATCGTCACGCTGGTCGATGCCAAGCATGTTCATCAACACTGGGACAGCGACGAAGTCCAAGAACAGATTGCCTTTGCGGACGTGATTCTGCTCAACAAAATCGACCTGGTGACCCCCGCAGAATTGGACGAACTCGAATCCCGCATTCACGGCATGAACGCCGTCGCCAAGATCGTGCGCACGCAGCAATCGGTCGTGGATCTGGATCGGGTATTGAACATTGGCGGATTCAATTTGGATCGAGCGCTGGACATCGATCCGGAATTTCTCAAACCGGAATATCCGTTTGAATTCGGCGGATTGTACGAGTTGCCCGCCGGCGAATACACCTGGAAACTCGACGCTGGCCCCGATCCCAGCATGCAAACCGTGCTGATGCCGGTGCCAGAAAATAGCGAATCCGCCCTGGAAACCGCCGCGAACAAAGCCTTGGTGCTGTTCGCTGGCGAAGCCGTGTCGGTAGCCCCCGGCGCGGAGTTGCCCATTGCCCCACGACTGAGCGAAGTCGAACTGCCCGGCGCGGCGGAATTCCGCATTCAGGTGCCGAAATCGGGCTACTTCGGTCTGTTCACCCAGCATCACCCGCATGAATTCGAGGCGACGCTGCAATCGGCCACCGGCGACACGCTGCAGCCGGTGCGCGTGCTGGAGATGGGCGAACATCACCATCACGACGAGGAAGTTGGCTCCGTGGGGATCACCATGGGCGGCGATCTCAACGGCGAAAAGCTGAACGCTTGGCTAAGCGAAGTGCTGCAAACCATGGGGCCGGACATCTTCCGCATGAAGGGCGTGCTGTCGATTGCCGGGGAAGATACCCGGTTCGTTTTCCAAGGCGTTCACATGCTCTTTGATGGTCGCCCGGATCGCCCCTGGGGGAACGATGCGCGCACCAACAAGCTGATCTTCATCGGTCGGAATTTGGACCGCGAAAAATTGCTCGAGGGATTCCGTTCATGTCTCGCCTAA
- a CDS encoding (2Fe-2S) ferredoxin domain-containing protein encodes MTALTTISTKRQAMAQLVFCQGCCCGRVDRGRPELPVERLKSIWREEKLNRVVQLTISGCLGPCDLTNVTLVMGREGQVWLGKLAGDAVYDALIQWARECAAHGDVLPLPETLLAHQFDRFSPAIAENSHVVA; translated from the coding sequence ATGACTGCTCTCACCACCATCAGCACCAAGCGACAAGCCATGGCGCAATTGGTGTTCTGTCAGGGATGTTGCTGCGGGCGCGTGGATCGGGGCCGACCCGAGTTGCCCGTCGAGCGGCTCAAGTCGATCTGGCGCGAAGAAAAACTCAATCGGGTGGTGCAGTTGACCATTTCTGGCTGCCTGGGGCCGTGTGACCTGACCAACGTGACGCTGGTGATGGGCCGCGAAGGCCAAGTTTGGCTGGGCAAATTGGCCGGCGATGCGGTGTACGACGCCCTGATTCAGTGGGCCCGGGAATGTGCCGCGCATGGGGATGTTCTGCCGCTGCCGGAGACACTGTTGGCCCATCAATTCGATCGATTTTCCCCGGCAATTGCGGAGAATTCTCATGTTGTGGCGTAG
- a CDS encoding WD40 repeat domain-containing protein → MSRLSQWLQSSSADWQPLGSSELPDHVIALAWSPNGAYLAAATVSGPIAVLDGTTGREVERVRGHGFGTTAVDWLDERTWLSAGQDGQIHRWEIGNHSPVQSWDGGAKWVERLAVSRCRQFVASGAGRQLRIWNRHGELLQSADDHASTVADLAWRPHQTQVATAAFGGIRLYSPKLAQPVQSHAWKGSVLRIAWSPDGNYLATGDQDSTVHFWIAATGEDLQMWGYPTKVLQLSWDPTSRYLATGGSNQITIWDCSGRGPEGTKPLALRGHDPRSSIAALAFQHRGPKLVSGATDGRVILWQPNKGSQLLRQHVIGPAITQISWAGDDRRVAVGTEIGTVAIYRV, encoded by the coding sequence ATGTCTCGCCTAAGCCAATGGCTGCAATCGAGTTCCGCTGATTGGCAGCCGCTCGGCTCGTCCGAGTTGCCCGATCATGTGATTGCCCTGGCATGGTCGCCCAATGGGGCGTACCTGGCCGCAGCCACCGTCAGCGGACCGATTGCGGTATTGGATGGCACCACAGGCCGCGAAGTCGAGCGGGTTCGCGGCCACGGCTTCGGCACCACCGCTGTCGATTGGCTCGATGAGCGAACGTGGCTCAGTGCCGGGCAGGATGGCCAGATTCATCGCTGGGAAATCGGCAACCACTCCCCTGTGCAATCGTGGGATGGGGGTGCGAAATGGGTCGAACGGCTGGCGGTGAGTCGCTGCCGACAATTCGTTGCCAGCGGTGCGGGGCGACAACTCCGCATTTGGAATCGTCACGGCGAACTGCTGCAATCCGCCGATGATCACGCCAGCACGGTCGCGGATCTCGCCTGGCGACCGCATCAAACGCAAGTCGCCACCGCCGCTTTCGGCGGGATTCGCCTGTATTCGCCGAAACTCGCGCAACCGGTCCAATCGCACGCCTGGAAAGGCTCGGTCTTGCGAATCGCCTGGTCGCCGGATGGAAACTATCTGGCGACTGGCGATCAGGATTCCACGGTTCATTTCTGGATTGCCGCCACCGGCGAAGATTTGCAGATGTGGGGCTACCCCACCAAAGTCCTTCAACTCAGTTGGGATCCGACCAGCCGCTACTTGGCGACTGGCGGCAGCAATCAGATCACGATTTGGGACTGCTCGGGTCGCGGGCCGGAAGGCACCAAGCCGCTTGCACTTCGGGGGCACGATCCGCGCTCCTCGATCGCCGCGCTCGCATTTCAACATCGCGGGCCGAAACTGGTGTCCGGTGCAACCGATGGCCGGGTCATCCTGTGGCAGCCCAACAAAGGCTCGCAACTGCTTCGGCAACACGTCATTGGCCCG